The following proteins come from a genomic window of Methanocella conradii HZ254:
- a CDS encoding GxxExxY protein, which produces MDSTSRSYEPIPEKVEKTASLVIDAAYAVHTGRGPGLLESVYEGLSYELMKKGAIVECQVMLPIFYDNIRLKSSLRIDLLVNQCLIVIKSIEAILPVHVAQVLTYLKLSGCRLALLINFNTTSLNNGVKRIIL; this is translated from the coding sequence TTGGATAGTACAAGTCGTAGTTATGAGCCCATACCTGAAAAAGTAGAAAAAACAGCTTCACTAGTAATAGACGCAGCATATGCTGTGCACACGGGCCGTGGGCCCGGGTTACTGGAAAGCGTATACGAAGGCTTGAGCTATGAATTGATGAAAAAGGGCGCAATAGTAGAATGCCAGGTTATGCTGCCAATATTCTATGATAATATTCGATTAAAATCAAGCCTCAGAATAGACCTTCTAGTTAACCAGTGCCTTATAGTTATCAAGTCAATAGAAGCCATACTGCCAGTCCATGTAGCCCAGGTTCTAACCTACCTTAAATTGAGCGGATGTAGGCTTGCCCTACTAATAAATTTTAATACCACATCACTAAACAACGGCGTTAAGAGAATCATACTATAA